The Streptomyces sp. NBC_00236 DNA window CTATTCACATCTTGAGTGGCTGAATAGCTCCAGTCAACAGGGTGGGGCGGGCCCGTCGCCACCGGCCCTCGGCGGGGCATTTTCCCCGGCCTGCCGCATGTACCAATGGAAAATGCCAGAACCTCCACCTGGAACGAGCACGTTGCGTAACCTCGGGGTCACAGCCGCACGCAGCGTCGGAGGGGAGTCCGCGTGCCCGGAATCGACGAGTGCCTGCTCGACGTCATGAGACTGCCCGGTGCCCGTGGTGCCGCCGTGGTCGACTGGACGAGCGGTCTCGCTCTCGGCACCATCGGTGACTCGCCCAACGGCGATCACGAGGCCACCGCCGCGGAGACGGCGGAGGTGGCGCGGATGGCGGCCGAACAGCCCGCCTTCGCGGTCGGCTTACCGGAGACGCCTGCCACCGGGGACGGCACGGGACTCGCGGGGACGCCGCCCGTGGAGGACGTCATCGTCACCACCCGCTCCGGGTACCACATCCTCAGGTTCGTCGAGACGGACTTCGACAGCAGCGTCTTCCTCCACCTGTGGCTGGACCGCGCGGAGGGCAATCTGGCCCTGGCCCGGATACGGCTGGGCGAGATGGCCGAGCGGCTGGTGCTGGCATGAGAAGGCCCGCCCCTTCGCCCGCCCCGCCCCCCGTCCTCTCGCCCATGCTCCAGCGCCTCGCCGCCGAACGGGCCACCGGCGCACTCATGCGCGACCGCGGCACCCTCTATCTGGCCGACGGCAAGGTGGTGCACGCCGAGAGCCCCGCCACCCCCGGCATCGACGTCCTGCTCACCCGGGGCGGCGCGCTGCGCCGCGAGGGCTGGTGGGACGCGGTCGCCCAGGCCGGTGCCGGACAGCGGGTGGGCCGTTACCTCGTGGACAGCGGCCGGGTGCCGGGCGGCGCCCTGGAGCTCTGCCACCTGGGGGCGCTGTACGACGCGGCGTTCTTCGCCCTCGCCCCGACCCGGACCCCGGCCCGCTTCCGCTACGGGGTCGCCCACTGGATCGGCCCGGTCCGCCCCGTCCCCGTGGACGCCGTGCAGCGCGAGACGCTCCGGCGCCGGGAACTGCTGGACCGGATCTGGCCGGAGTCGGTGACCGACAGTGCCCCGCTCGTGGGTACCGGCCGCCCCGCCGACTCCCCCGTACCGCCGCGCCAGCGCCGCGTACTGGAGCGCGTGGACGGGCTGCGTACGGCAACGGACATCGCGCAGGAACTGGGCAGGTCGGCGTTCCACACCCTGGTCGACCTGCGTCGGCTGGCGGCCGCCGGACTCGTCGCCGCGGTACGGGAGACGGCGGTCCCGGCCGGCCGCATCCCGCTCCCCGAGGTCACGGCCGACCCCGACGTCGCCCTGTTGCGCCGGCTCCGAGACGCATTGGAGGCCCTGTGATACGCGCGCTCAGACAGCGTGCCGGGAGGAGACAGCTGATGGTGCCCGAGGCCGAAGTGCAGGATGTCCTGGCCGAGCTCCAGCGGTTACGGGCCCGGGTTCCGCTCCTCTCCGGGGCCCTGGCGGCCAGCACCGACGGACTCGTCCTGGCCCATGACACCCCGGGAGTGGAGGCGGAGGGCGTCGCGGCGCTGACCGCGGCCGCGCTCGGCGTCTCGATCCGGATGACGGACGCGACCGGCCGCGGCGGCTTCCGCGAACTCCTCGTCCGCGGCGAGACCGGCTACATCGCGACGTACGCCGCCGGCTCCTCGGCCGTACTGACCCTGCTCGCCGAGGACCGGATCAACGTCGGCCGGCTCCATCTGGAGGGCCGCAGGTCCGGCTCCCGGATCGGCGAACTCGTCGACGCCGCCCTGGAACGCACCCCGCAGCCCGCGCCGGGCCCCCGGGCTCCGGTGCCCCGCACCCCGCACCAGCCCGGGCCCCTGCCGCACCGCCCGACATGACCCCGCACGAGCCCGGCACGACCCAGAAACGGAACCGGTCCTCCCGACCGGTCAGGGAAAGGAAACGAGCACTCATGGCGAACACCGAAGCGTCACTGAAGGAAGCGATGTCGTCCATCGAGGGCACCACCGGTGTCGCCCTCGTCGACTACACGAGCGGCATGGCGCTGGGCACCCTCGGCGGCGGCAAGGAATTCAACCTGGAGGTCGCGGCCGCGGGCAACACCGACGTCGTACGCGCCAAGCTCCGCACCATGGAACATCTCGGCATCCAGGACGAGATCGAGGACATCCTGATCACGCTGGGCACCCAGTACCACCTGATCCGGCTGCTCAAGTCCCGTGGCAACAACGGCCTGTTCCTGTACCTCGTGCTTGACTCGGGCCGGGCGAACCTGGCCATGGCCCGCCACCAGCTGAAGAAGATCGAGGCCGACCTGGAGATCTGAGACCCCGCGTCTCGGAACCTTGGCGTCAGCGGGAGCGCCGCGCCCCACCGGGGGCGGCGTCGCCCGCCGCGGGCCCCGTCGTCCGGTAGGCCTCGACCTGCTTGCCGGCGGGGCGCCCGCGCCCCACCCGGTCCGTGCGCACCCAGTACAGGACGTCGTCCCGGCGCTCCCGCTGCCCGAACCTGACGGCCTTGGCCCAGAGCCCGGCACCGGCCCCGGCAAGCAGCAGCCCGCCCGCCCCGGGCACGGCGAACGCGCTGGCAACCGCCGCGAGGAACGCCCCGAGCAGCCACCAGCGGTGCCCCCGGCGCCAGTTGCGTACGGTCACGGCCCGGTCCTGGAGGAAGTCGGTACGGCCGGCCCGGGTGGCGCCCCGGGCGAGCGAGGCGTACCGGCCCCCGCGCGACAGTGCGACGACGGCCATGGTGACCAGGAACAGCGCCGCCCCAGCCAGCAGTCCGATGCGGCGGCCGGTGAGTCCCGGTACCAGTGCCCCGATGGACGCGGCGACCAGGCCGGGCCACCACATGGGCGCCGCTCCGGCCCGTACGATCACGGCCACTCTCGCCAACGACTGCGCTCCGCGCCCCACGTCCGTGCCCCTCTCGACGGCTCCTGTGCCCCATTCCGTGGGCGCAGATTAGGGGCCGTACATGAGCGATGTCTGAGAAACGGCGCGCGGGTCCCCTGCGGGGTGCGCCCCTGTCCGGTGGGTGGGGGTGGGGTCGCTCCGGGGAGACTCCTCAAAAATGGCGTGTGCACCCGACAACGGACAAGTACCCGGGTCGTACGCCATTTTCTGCGGGGACTCCCCTGCACGCCCCCACCCGGCATCACCCGCGTCTGCATACCGGTAGGACTGCTGCCGCAGACGCAAGGCGGCCGGTCCGGGGCCGTGCAGGGGAGTCCCCGCAGGACGACGAACGGATACCCGGGTCCGCTGCGTGGGACTGGAAACGTTCGTCGTCTGAGGAGACGCCCCGGAGGGGCACCGGACCCCACCCACCGGACAACGGCGCACCCCCGCGGAGCAAGCCGCACAACTCAAGCCCGTCCGGCGATTGAGGACAAAACCCCCGCCCCGGAACAGCGCAACGTCACTCGACGAAAAGCTGCCGCGAAGCGGCATTCGCGTCGAACTCCTCCAGCCTCGCCTGCGCGTCGGGCAGGTCGTCGCACATGGCCTCCAGCAGCACCCGCCCCAGCAGCATCGGCGCGCAGGCGGTGTCGAAGGCGAGCCCCGTTCCCACCGCGGCGGGGATCAGCAGATCGCTGTGTGCGGCCACCGGTGCGAACGCGGAGTCGGCGACCGAGACCACGGCCAGTCCCCGGTCCCGCGCGTGGGCGAGGGCGTCCACGGCCTCGCGCGGGTGGCGCGGCAGCGCGAAGCAGATCAGCGCACTGGCACCGGCCCGCCGGGCCGCGTCGATCCGGTCGTGCAGCATGCTGCCCCCCTCGTCGAGGACCCGGACGTCGGGGTGCACCTTGGCGGCGAAGTATCCGAAGCCCCGAGCCTGCGAGGACGCCGCGCGCAGCCCGAGCACGAGCAGGGGCCGCGAGGCGGCGAGGAGCCGGCCGGCCCGTTCGACGGGCCCGGGATCGGCGAGCAGTTCGGCAAGGTGGCGCAGGTTCTCGATCTCGCCGAGCACCGCCTGCTGGTACTCGTTGTACGTGTCCTCCCCCTCGCCCTCGGCGGGCCCGGCCGGGGCGACCTCGCGCAGGTGCTTGCGCAGCGCGGGATAGCCGTCGAACCCGAGGGCGACGGCGAACCGGGTGACGGAGGGCTGGCTGACCCCGGCCAGTTCGGCCAGTTCCACGCTGGAGAGGAACGGAGCGTCGCCGGCCCTGCGCACCATCGAGTGCGCGATGCGCCGCTGCGTGGGCGTGAGCCTGCGCCCTTCGAACAGCTGCTGCACACGCGCGGCCGGGCTGCTCCCGCTCATGCTGTCCCCTCGGTAGATCGGCCGTGCCGGGATCCGGCACCGACGAATCCATTCAGCCAGTAAGCCGTCTGCATGTCCATATGCAGCCGCTCCGTGGACGGGCCGCCGGCGCGGCCCCTAGGGGGAAACAGGGGGGTTAGCCCCACTGACCCGGCTGCACCCGCTTCGTACCGTGGAACCATGGACGCACCCGACACCGAGCTCAAGAAGGAGCTCAAGGCCACCCTGCAGGCCCGCAGCGAGCTGGGGGCCGAGTACGAGTCCGCGCTCGTCGAGTCGTTTCTCGAGAAGGTCGAACAGCGCCTCGACGGCACGCTCGACCGCCGGGTCCGGCGCCATTTCGCCGAGCAGCAGATCAGCGTCGCCCGCGGGGCGCGCACCCCGCAGCCGCCCCTGGGGACCTTCGGTGAGCGTTTCGGGTTCGGGATCATCTCCCTGATCCTGGCGATCCCGCTGTCCGCCATCGGTGTCGCGAACGCGGGAATCGAAGGGCTCGTCGTGGCCTGGCTCGGCATCGTCGGCGTCAACGTCGTCCAGGCCGTCCACAGCGGGCGGCTGTTCGCGCGCAGGGAGAACGAGCGGCGGACGACGTCCGACTGGGAGGACTGAGCGCCTCAGGCCTGACGGGTCGGCAGCACGACGACCTGGCGGAGGTTGATGTGGCGTGCGCGGCTGGTCGTGTACGCGATCAGGTCGGCGATCTCGTCGCTGGAGAGCCCGCCGAGCGCGTCGAACATGCCGTCCAGCTGACCGCTGAGTTCCGCGTTGTCGACATGGCCGGCCAGCTCGGAGTCGGTGAGGCCGGGCTCGATGTTCGTGACGCGGACGTCGCGCGGGCCGAGTTCGGTGCGCAGTGAGGCCGACAGGTACGTGAGCGCGGCCTTCGTGGCCCCGTACACGGCGTAGTTGGGGAACGTGACGTGCGCGCCGATCGACGAGATGTTGACCAGGTCGGCGGTGCGGCCCCCGGCGGCGGCCGCCACCAGGCCGGCCGTGAAGGCCCGGATGACGCGCAGGACACCCGTCACGTTCGTGTCGAGCATCCGCTGCCACTCGTCGGCACGGCCCGCGTCCACCGGGTTCGGCAGCATCACACCGGCCGCGTTGACCACCAGGTCCACCGGGCCGAACTCCGTACGCACCCGCTGGGCGGCGGTGTCCACGGACGCCTGGTCGGTGACGTCGGTGACCACGACGAGTGCCTGACCGCCCTCGGCGGTGATCTTTCCGGCGAGCTCCGTCAGCCGGTCCTCCCGGCGGGCCAGCAGCGCCACCCGTACCCCGTGGGCGGCGAGCAGCCGTGCCGTCGCGTGGCCCATGCCGCTGGCGGCTCCGGTGATGACCGCGGTGCGGCCGGCGAGCGTTGCGTAAGACATGTCGGTACTCCTGGGCGCTGTTGCCCGGGGCGTCTCCCCGGGCCGGTCCCCACTCTGTGACGGCGCGCCGCGGCTACCCAGGGGTGCGTCTTTCCTGGGTCCGGCAGTACCAGGACGGGAACCGGCCGGTCTTCTACGCTCGGCTCCATGGACGGCGACCTCGGAGACTTCCTCCGCTCACGACGAGCCCGTATCCGGCCCGAGGACGTGGGGCTGAACTCCTACGGCCGCAGGCGCGTGCCCGGGCTCCGCCGTGAGGAGGTCGCCCAGCTCGCCGGGGTCAGCGTCGACTACTACATCCGGCTGGAACAGGGCCGCGGCCCCAGCGTCTCGGACGCCGTGCTCGACGCGATAGCCAGGGTGCTCCGGCTGGACGGGACGGAGCACGCCTACCTGCGCACGGTGGCCCGCCCCGCACCGCGCAAGGCCGCTCCGACCGCCGCACAGCGGGTACGGCCGGGACTGCGGCTGCTCCTGGACACGCTCGACCCGGCGCCCGCCTTCGTCCTGGGCCGCCGGATGGACGTCCTGGCGTGGAACGCGCTGGGTGACGCGGTCGTCGGCTTCTCCCGGATGGCCGCCGACGAACGGAACATGCCGCGGCAGACGTTCCTCGAACCGGCGGCGCGGGAGCTGTACCCGGACTGGCCGGCCGTGGCGGCGGAGACGGTCGCGCATCTGCGCCTGGACGCGGGACTTCACCCCGACGACAAGCGGCTCGCCGCCCTGGTCGGCGAACTGTCCATGAAGAGCGAGGACTTCCGCCGGCTGTGGGCGGACCACCAGGTGCAGGCGAAGACGTACGGCGTGAAGAGGATCGACCACCCGGTCGTGGGCGGGCTGACGCTTCCGTACGAGACGCTCGGCGTGCCCGGCGACCCGGACCAGTCGCTGGTGGTCTACACCCCGGAGCCCGGTTCGGAGACGGCGGAGCGCATCGCCCTGCTGGCCAGAAAGGTGCAGGGCGGGGACGAGGAGGGTGCGCGCGGTCTCTGCGCATAGATGTGTCGCGGGGACCGCCGCACCCCCGGTTTCCCAGGGGGCGGGACGACGGCGGTCCCCGCGAAGGACGCGATCCGGGTCAGGGCCGGATCTCGCATCCGGGCGACGGTGGAGGTCCGGGAGCCGCTCCGTAGTCCGTGTCGCCGTTTCGGTGCCGGCGGGTTTCCCTGCCGACACCCACTAATCTGCCCGAGCCGTGTTAAGCCGGTGCTGCGGCCACGTGTCGCGCTCGTACCGTTTTCACGAAGGGCGCGTTCCGGACCGCGTCACGCCTTGGTGCCGGGGGCCGGCGCCTCCTTGGCGAGGAACGCCAGCAGGTCCTGCCGGCTGACGACACCCTTCGGTTTGCCCTCCACGAGCACGATCGCCGCGTCGGCCGCGCCGGTGCCGCCGAGCACCGCCATCAGGTCCTCGACCGGTTCGCCGGAGCCGACCTGCGGCAGTGGCGGCGACATGTGCTTCTCCAGCGGGTCGGTGAGCGAGGCCTGCTGGGCGAAGAGCGCGTTCAGCAGTTCCCGCTCGACGACCGACCCGATGACCTCGGCGGCCATCACGTCCGGGTGTCCGGCACCGGGCTTCACGATCGGCATCTGCGAGACGCCGTACTCGCGCAGCACGTCGATCGCCTCGCCGACGGTCTCCTCCGGGTGCATGTGGACGAGCGTCGGGATCGGGCCCGCCTTGTAGTCGAGGACGTCGGCGACACGGGCGGACGGGCCGGTGTCCTCCAGGAAGCCGTAGTCGGCCATCCACTCGTCGTTGAAGATCTTGCTGAGGTAGCCGCGGCCGCTGTCCGGCAGCAGGACGACGACCACGTCGTCGGGTCCGAGCCGCTTCGCGACCTCCAGGGCGCCCACGACCGCCATGCCGCAGGAACCGCCGACCAGCAGCCCCTCCTCCTTGGCGAGGCGGCGGGTCATCTGGAAGGAGTCCTTGTCGGACACGGCGACGATCTCGTCGGTGACCGTCCGGTCGTACGCCGACGGCCAGAAGTCCTCGCCGACGCCCTCGACCAGATACGGCCGGCCGGAGCCGCCGGAGTAGACCGAGCCCTCCGGGTCCGCGCCGATGACCTTGACGGCGCCGCCGCTGGCTTCCTTCAGGTAGCGGCCGGTGCCGCTGATCGTGCCGCCGGTGCCGACCCCCGCCACGAAGTGCGTGATCTTCCCGTCCGTCTGCTCCCACAGTTCGGGACCGGTGGTCTCGTAGTGGGAGCGCGGGTTGTTCGGGTTGGAGTACTGGTCGGGCTTCCAGGCTCCCGGCGTCTCACGGACCAGCCGGTCCGAGACGTTGTAGTACGAGTCCGGGTGCTCCGGGTCGACCGCCGTCGGGCAGACGACGACCTCGGCACCGTAGGCGCGCAGCACGTTGATCTTGTCCGTGGACACCTTGTCCGGGCAGACGAAGACGCACTTGTAGCCCTTCTGCTGCGCGACGATCGCCAGGCCCACGCCCGTGTTGCCGCTGGTCGGCTCGACGATCGTGCCGCCGGGCTGCAGCTCGCCGCTCTGTTCGGCGGCCTCGATCATGCGCAGGGCGATCCGGTCCTTGACCGAACCGCCGGGGTTGAAGTACTCGACCTTGGCCAGGACCGTCGCCTGGATGCCGGCCGTCACACTGCGCAGCCTCACCAGCGGGGTATTGCCTACGAGACTGATCATCGAATCGTGGAATTGCACCGTGTACTCCGGGGTCTCCGAGATGGTGCCGCAAGAGTATGCGTACGGGCACGAGATTGGGCGAAGCGATTGAACGACGGCCACTTGGGGGCAGTTAGCTCTGTGTACGGCGGTAGGGCAGTACGGCAAGGAGGAGGTGGACCGGACTGTGTCGAGGGCAAGGGTGGCACGGCGGATCGCGGCGGGCGCGGCGTACGGCGGTGGCAGCATCGGGCTGCTGGGCGCCGCAGCGGTGGGCGTCCTGCTGGCGGAGGTCCAGCTGGCGAAGCGGCAGGTGGGAGGCGGCACCGCTCCGGTGCCGCCGAGCGCGGACGGGCGGTACGGGGTGGCGTTCGCGGGCCCTGCGGACCCGCTGCGGTTCGGGCTGCTCGGGGACTCCACGGCGGCCGGGCAGGGGGTGCGCAGGGCCGGGCAGACTCCGGGGGCGCTGCTCGCCTCGGGGCTCGCGGCGGTGTCGGAGCGGCCGGTGGATCTGCGCAACGTCGCGCAGCCGGGGGCCAGGTCGGACGATCTGGAGCGGCAGGTCTCGCTGCTGCTCGCGGACCCGGCCCGAGTGCCGGACGTCTGCGTGATCATGATCGGCGCCAATGACGTGACGCACCGGATGCCCGCCACCCAGTCGGTGCGCTGTCTGACAACGGCGGTGCGCAGGCTGCGTACGGCGGGGGCCGAGGTCGTCGTGGGCACCTGCCCGGACCTGGGCACGATCGAGCCGGTCTACCAGCCGCTGCGGTGGATGGCCCGCCGGGTGAGCCGGCAGCTGGCGGCGGCGCAGACGATCGGTTCGGTGGAGCAGGGCGGACGCACGGTGTCGCTGGGCGATCTGCTGGGCCCGGAGTTCGAGGCGAACCCGCGGGAGCTGTTCGGCCCGGACAACTACCACCCGTCGGCGGAGGGGTACGCGACGGCGGCGATGGCGCTCCTGCCGACGCTCTGCGCGGTGCTCGGCCTGTGGCCGGAGACCGACCGGCTGGACGGGGCGCGGCGCGAGGACATGCTGCCGGTGGCCAAGGCGGCCTCCCAAGCGGCCAAGGAGGCCGGTACGGAGGTCACCGGGGCCCGGGCGCCCTGGGCGCTCCTCAAGCACCG harbors:
- a CDS encoding MurR/RpiR family transcriptional regulator; the encoded protein is MSGSSPAARVQQLFEGRRLTPTQRRIAHSMVRRAGDAPFLSSVELAELAGVSQPSVTRFAVALGFDGYPALRKHLREVAPAGPAEGEGEDTYNEYQQAVLGEIENLRHLAELLADPGPVERAGRLLAASRPLLVLGLRAASSQARGFGYFAAKVHPDVRVLDEGGSMLHDRIDAARRAGASALICFALPRHPREAVDALAHARDRGLAVVSVADSAFAPVAAHSDLLIPAAVGTGLAFDTACAPMLLGRVLLEAMCDDLPDAQARLEEFDANAASRQLFVE
- a CDS encoding transcriptional regulator — translated: MRRPAPSPAPPPVLSPMLQRLAAERATGALMRDRGTLYLADGKVVHAESPATPGIDVLLTRGGALRREGWWDAVAQAGAGQRVGRYLVDSGRVPGGALELCHLGALYDAAFFALAPTRTPARFRYGVAHWIGPVRPVPVDAVQRETLRRRELLDRIWPESVTDSAPLVGTGRPADSPVPPRQRRVLERVDGLRTATDIAQELGRSAFHTLVDLRRLAAAGLVAAVRETAVPAGRIPLPEVTADPDVALLRRLRDALEAL
- a CDS encoding SDR family oxidoreductase, producing MSYATLAGRTAVITGAASGMGHATARLLAAHGVRVALLARREDRLTELAGKITAEGGQALVVVTDVTDQASVDTAAQRVRTEFGPVDLVVNAAGVMLPNPVDAGRADEWQRMLDTNVTGVLRVIRAFTAGLVAAAAGGRTADLVNISSIGAHVTFPNYAVYGATKAALTYLSASLRTELGPRDVRVTNIEPGLTDSELAGHVDNAELSGQLDGMFDALGGLSSDEIADLIAYTTSRARHINLRQVVVLPTRQA
- a CDS encoding roadblock/LC7 domain-containing protein — encoded protein: MVPEAEVQDVLAELQRLRARVPLLSGALAASTDGLVLAHDTPGVEAEGVAALTAAALGVSIRMTDATGRGGFRELLVRGETGYIATYAAGSSAVLTLLAEDRINVGRLHLEGRRSGSRIGELVDAALERTPQPAPGPRAPVPRTPHQPGPLPHRPT
- a CDS encoding cystathionine beta-synthase, which produces MQFHDSMISLVGNTPLVRLRSVTAGIQATVLAKVEYFNPGGSVKDRIALRMIEAAEQSGELQPGGTIVEPTSGNTGVGLAIVAQQKGYKCVFVCPDKVSTDKINVLRAYGAEVVVCPTAVDPEHPDSYYNVSDRLVRETPGAWKPDQYSNPNNPRSHYETTGPELWEQTDGKITHFVAGVGTGGTISGTGRYLKEASGGAVKVIGADPEGSVYSGGSGRPYLVEGVGEDFWPSAYDRTVTDEIVAVSDKDSFQMTRRLAKEEGLLVGGSCGMAVVGALEVAKRLGPDDVVVVLLPDSGRGYLSKIFNDEWMADYGFLEDTGPSARVADVLDYKAGPIPTLVHMHPEETVGEAIDVLREYGVSQMPIVKPGAGHPDVMAAEVIGSVVERELLNALFAQQASLTDPLEKHMSPPLPQVGSGEPVEDLMAVLGGTGAADAAIVLVEGKPKGVVSRQDLLAFLAKEAPAPGTKA
- a CDS encoding helix-turn-helix transcriptional regulator yields the protein MDGDLGDFLRSRRARIRPEDVGLNSYGRRRVPGLRREEVAQLAGVSVDYYIRLEQGRGPSVSDAVLDAIARVLRLDGTEHAYLRTVARPAPRKAAPTAAQRVRPGLRLLLDTLDPAPAFVLGRRMDVLAWNALGDAVVGFSRMAADERNMPRQTFLEPAARELYPDWPAVAAETVAHLRLDAGLHPDDKRLAALVGELSMKSEDFRRLWADHQVQAKTYGVKRIDHPVVGGLTLPYETLGVPGDPDQSLVVYTPEPGSETAERIALLARKVQGGDEEGARGLCA
- a CDS encoding SGNH/GDSL hydrolase family protein, producing MARRIAAGAAYGGGSIGLLGAAAVGVLLAEVQLAKRQVGGGTAPVPPSADGRYGVAFAGPADPLRFGLLGDSTAAGQGVRRAGQTPGALLASGLAAVSERPVDLRNVAQPGARSDDLERQVSLLLADPARVPDVCVIMIGANDVTHRMPATQSVRCLTTAVRRLRTAGAEVVVGTCPDLGTIEPVYQPLRWMARRVSRQLAAAQTIGSVEQGGRTVSLGDLLGPEFEANPRELFGPDNYHPSAEGYATAAMALLPTLCAVLGLWPETDRLDGARREDMLPVAKAASQAAKEAGTEVTGARAPWALLKHRRRRRLPAATEPHPHPHPEMHGEAGGSTRVERRPGTGTDTSPRHA